AAAATGCTTCTATCTAAGCAGTAGCTAAAATACCAAGGAGCTCTCTTCCCTCCGGCAGCTAGGGCTTTAACAAAACCACCACATCCCACAAAACCTAGCAATGCAGCATATGGGACAGCCGCACCATCCCCACACCGAATGGGCACCAAGTGCCAGAGAGTGAGTGTTTGTGGGCACATTTAACCTTCCAGTGTGGACAAATCCCAAGTGTCCTTGAAAATCTGTCCCAAAGTGACAACCAGGAGGAATACCTGTGACCTGGCCTGGCCAGGTTGCAGTCCACCCCTcaccagggagaggagggggcagTTGCATGCTTTGGGTAAAGCCTGTCAGGAGCTATTGCTAGTCTGGTATTTGACCTACGCTTCACACAGTAACTCATGCTGTTCTCTGTTGAAATAAACAGTACCGAAATCCAAGCAACCCCCTGGCTCATTACGACACCACAGCTGAAGAGATCCTGGAGCAGTGTGAAGGTACCGTCTGCGCTGTTAATTCTATGAGCTGAAGATGTGCAGAGGGCTATAGCCCTCTCCGAGAGGCTTATTTTACATCATTTATTGACCTAAATGTCTAGAAACGGCCAAAAGGGCCTCTGTAGGTGAAGGCGCCCTTAATAATACTGACATGCACTGTGTAGCAACTTCTCATAATCCACTCCAGATACACCTGAGCCTGCAGGGCTTCCTGCTATGGCCTCCCATTTCAAAAGCCTGAAGGAGGAGACCAGAGGCTTAACAAATTCAGGCTTCCTTCCAAGGAGGAAGAACCTGTCTCTTGGTGGCTACAACATCTCTGCGACCTGTCAGCTGGGAACACAAGATGGCCCAAGAGGCCTCATTGGGGAATATAAATCCATCAGGGCTGCATCTGATCCAGCACACTCATTTGCAAATCAAAATAGGCTGAAACTTCACAGACTAATGACATTTGATGTGACAACTGGGGGAGGATAAAGGATTATCCCAGTCCATGTCTGTGCAGATACAAGTGAAATTTATTGCCAGTACTGGGAGCACTGCAAAATGTAAACAGGACTCAAGGGTTTTAACTGGAGAGCAGTTATCATAACAGTAAAGCAGTCGGGTAGCAACAGGAACAAGAAAGTTCCAGCCTTCCCTCCACTACAACATTAGATTTGCTCCTACTAGCTGCCAGCAGTGAATTACAAGTCCCCTTTTCCCAATGCAGTTGCAACATAAGGCTCTGAAGGCCTGACTCTGATTCTGCTCGTACCAGTCCTAAATCAGTATAATTTCACTGATGCCAGTGGGGCTACATCTGACCGATATGGGTACCAGGGCAGACCTCTGCCATCTCTCCACTGTGGATGCTAATGCTAGCTGAAAAGTTGTGCCTGTTACTGATATGTGCCGCTATTCATGTGCATGCTTTGCTTCGACCTGCTGCAGTTTGAAAGGGCTGGAAGTGCTGAGATGCTCCCTCCCCCTTAAGCCAGTAGATGCCAAAGACACAGAAATCATGGAGACCAGTGGGAGATCTGGATGTCACCTTCAGCCCTTTGCACTGAGGCAGGATCAACTGTGCTCAGATCCTGCAAGCTCATCTGAGCTTCTCCACAGGACCATGCTTTGGCCGCTAGCATGACCTCTGCCTATCCTTTCCACACACGGGGTTCTAGCAGCCAAGGGACACAGGCTCTGCACCTGCACAGGGCCCTGAAAAAAGGGGAGACAATGCTGGAGGCCTTGCTGAGTCCCTGCAagcctctctcttccctgaCCTGCAGGCAAGGTCCACATGGTGGTGATTGGGTCTGGCACAGGAGGCACCGTCACTGGCGTCGCCAGGAAGCTGAAGGAGAAGTGCCCAGAGTGCAAGGTAAGCTGGGAGGCAGGACTGCCCGCTGGGAGCCGTGGCCCCCCTGGGTTTTCCTGCCTGTGCTTTTGATCAAGCCTAACCCCATGGCTCATCTAGGCTAGCAGTTGTTGTCTCCACCTATTTGTTTTTTCACAGCGAGCTTGGCTTTTGTTGGAAGCCATTTGGTGTTACGCTCAGCTTGACCTAGATCCATCTGAGTGCCTTAGAAGTCAAAGGCAGCCCCAAAGGCAGAAGTCCACAGCCCCATTACTAAGCCCACCCTGCCTCGTGCCCTGCCCTTTGCGGGACACTGTCAGACGTCCACCGCAGAAGTGGCTGGCCCAGCTGACAGCATTACTGCTCCTGGTTAACCCGCCTGCTGAAAGTCTCTGTTCTGGCAGCTCTGAGGGGGCGCAGACTGTGCAAGTGCTTCTCACCTGCCGTTGCAAAAGCCTCCATGCTTTGTGGTTGACACCAGTTGTAGATGCTCATTCTGCAGAGGTTGTTCTTCAAGGCGGACTGGAGGCTTGACAGTTACTGCCTCCCCAGCGTAGCCAGTGTGTGAGCGATCCCTGATCCACCAGAGGGAAATTGAGATGGTGTGGACCCAGCCACTGGAAGACCTGGGCGTGAGATTACCTCACTGACTGCTTGAAGCTGCATGTGGAGCAGTGTCACCATCCCTTCTTAAGCTGTGTGCTGAGGGAGGCAACCTCAGCCCAGACGTAAAGCTATAAGCAACCCGGGAGGTGCCACTGTCAGCCCAGAAAGGATGTCTGTAGCCACAGGTTTCCACAGGTTTGATCTAGCTGGATGGCTTTGCACTGGAGCAGATTAAGGAGCACTCACACTATCCTAAGGGTTGAGCTTTGGAAGTAGCAGCGTCTGCCAAAGGGGTGATGACAAACACCTTGAGAGTGATAACATTTTAAGCCACCAGtcacttctgcagcagctgaacaCTACCTAGGATCTATTTAAAAAGCCAGTGGGAAACAGTACCCTTCTATCCTGGAAGCTCTCCATGCTGCCAGTGGgttagaaatattaatgaatatCACGGGAAGGAAAACGTTGCTGATAAGGGCGTGggtaatttttcctttgagttgTATGTTTGACTATTTCTGAACTCCCTTTGTGGTTTAACAAAGCTTCCTTCCCTCAAAGATCATCGGCGTAGATCCCGACGGCTCCATCGTCGCTCTGCCCAGTGAGATGAACAGGACGAACACCACAACCATCGAAGTGGAGGGCATTGGGCATGACTTTATCCCTACTGTCCTTGACAGATCAGTAAGTAGCCATGTGATGAGAGGCCTCTGTCTGATCTTTGGCTTTGCATCCAGCCTGCTCCCAAGTTCAGAGGTAGCCAGCTCTGGCACCCAGCTGTGGCCCAGCCCTAAGGCTACTTGTGTACCTTCCCAGTGCAGAACAAGCTGTTGTGGGGGGATTGGGACCCCATCACTAAAGCACCTCTCTGAGTAAATCTGATTATAACTGACCTACAGGGAGAAGGCAAATACAGGGGCAAATGAGGAATATGCCACAGTAGCAGCCTCCTCAGCTCAGCCTCACCAATGTTCAGAGCATGCCTCTTTCACTACGATCACACAGAAGAGGTCAGTGCTGAGGCTGCTCTTCATCACCCTAGCATTTCCTGAGTCTTTGCTGTCTCAGGCACCACACGCACACAGCAGAAACCTTGCACCATTTATGGGCTGGAAGACAAGATCCAAGCCATGTAAGACAACAGATCATGAACCTTGTACGGCTTCTTGTCAAGTTTCTTCTTGGTGTATCAGTTGCCACCAGGCACAGAGCTTTAAAGCCCTAATTCAAGCTGCCTGTGTTCCCGCTAAGAACAGCCTCTTTCTTAGAAAAGTCCCCCACAGCCTCAGACCCCagattctttctgctttcagatgttGTGTTAACTACATCTCTGCTGTCAGGACATGGCTTTAGAGCCGTGACCTGTAATAACCCAAAACTCTTTTTGTAGTTGGATCTGATTTTGCCCGGCAAAATCTTGACCATTAGTGTAGCTTAGCCCAGGACATCATGAACATGACTCCCTCTTCTGCATCCTGACTCTGGACCTGTCAGACATCCCTGACTCTCCAAGGAAAGGGTGCTGGCTGGAAAGGCTAGAGTGGGTGCCTGCAAGCAAGGACACACCCTCCAGACCAAGGATGCCCTGACAAATGCGTTTGCTTTCAACAAGTGTGGAAAGCAGCTCAAAGCTGCCAGATGTTGTAGGCATCAGCACCACAGCATGCTTCAGAGGGTCGGGACAGCCTGAAATAGCACCACCAAGACCCAaccttcttgctttctcttcaggTGGTTGATCAGTGGTATAAATGCAACGACAGAGACTCGTTCCTCATGTCTCGCAGGCTGATCAGAGAGGAGGGATTATTGTGCGGTAAGCGCCAATGACAACAGTTGCTTCTCTTAACAGACTTTCTGAACCTCATCCTTTTGGGACCAAAACACTTTGGGGCAGgtgctttctgcattttgtgtCTGCTAGGTTAACAGGGCTGAATGGCCATACCCTGAGCTGGTGTGTAGGTCACTGTAGACTTAAGAGGTGTGGCAGTGAGTCCGTGGTCTGGGATCTGACTCATTGGCCACAATAATTATAGAAGCAATAACTCTCCTCTTACTGGAGCACTTTTGCACATGGAACTGGATCTTCAGGCCTAACCCTGTGTGGTGTAGCGTTACACGGGCTGAAGAGAGGATTAATGGGACTCGGGGCAGAACAGGTGGGCTAAAACTGTCGCTCCGCTAATGACTCTGCAAGGCTGTGCTCTCTGTTGTTGAACGGTTGCCTCACTAGAGGTGCCAGCTTTGGACCAGGAAAGTTTGAAAGTAAAGAAAGTGTAAGATGTTCTTACCGAGTGCTTCTCCCTGTGCCAACAAGCTGCCAGTGATCCCACAGGCTTTCCAAAATGAACAGGTGCCCTCAGACAAACCCTGCCTGTGCCCTAAGAGCCTCTACACGGCTTCAGCGTTTTTTTCAGCCTTCCCTGCCACCAAGCAGATAGCTATAGGTTTGCATCCAGGACCAGACAACGTGTAGGCTTGTAGTTACAGCTGATAAAAGTCCTGAGCGCTCACATCCAGGGAGTTTTGAAAAAGATCAGGCCATTTGTAATGAAACCCTTAAATGTTGATTTAACCTAGCAGGCACAGTCACTGTGTTTCAACAGAAACCACTTGCTGAACTCAACTATAATTTGTGAATAGCTTCATGTTCCctgaactgcatttttcagggcctttcctcatttgtttgaaaaatgtgaCCCAGTGCTAATTAACCTGCTGTAAAATACGTGCTGCTTTGAATGCAGTGTGTAATTGGCACACAGATAGTGGAATGTGTTTGACTTCCAGTACTCGAACTACCGGTGGAAGAATTGCCTCTGTAAAGCAAGGACCTGCTTTCCCTACGTGCAGCAAACCACATGCGTGCACACGGACACAGGGAGCGTTTAAGTCTTCCCATCACGTTGGCCTGGTATTCAAAGCATGACTGTAATGTTTATGgttttttcagtcttcacaaTGTATTTAAAGCCAATCTTTGATTGCCAAATATGTCAGCCAGAAGCTCTAGATTTGGCATGGTCTTCTCCTCACCTAAAGGAAGGGTGCAGCGTGGGCAGCAGTGGTATGAATGTCCCCATATTGAACCTTTCAGCCCTTGGCCTGCCCGCAGAGTCACCACAAGAAGCGGTTCATGAAATTCATAAGGTGACTCTTATGCTGCCTCAAAAGCCCGTTGCGAAGAGCCACCATATGAACACGTCCCTTCAGTCCCTACCTTTTCCTGACCCTAAAGCCTACAAGGCTGTGGGGCCGATGATTGTCCTCCCACTCCCAGCGTCCTGAGCTGCCCTGGTGTACGAGGTGCCACCTCTGCTACTGCTTTTCCTGGGTGCCTCTGCGCTGTTAGCCGGGGCAGCGCTGTGCCCCACGCAGCGGGACTGTGGCCCTACGCCCTGGGCAGCCCCGACGcttgtctctctcttcttgGTACCCATCCAGGCGGCAGCTCGGGCAGTGCCATGTCCGTCGCCGTGCGGGCTGCCAAGGACCTGAAGGAAGGTCAGCGCTGCGTCGTCATCCTCCCCGACTCCGTCAGGAACTACATGTGAGTTTCTCACTTCCTCGCCTGCTTTCCAGCATCGGGAGATGGAAATGAGCTTTGCACTGCTGAGCCCAGGTGGTGTGGGTTGCTGGAGAACCGCCCCAATAACTCTGAGTGATAGCATGGCATCTGGAGCGAGCCCAGAGCTGAGAATCTCCCTCGAGCagctcacaggaaaaaaaaataaacaaacaacaggGAGAAATAGCATACTACCATAGCAAGCACCAGGGGCTGGGTGTTAGGAcagttgggttttatttcctcttgtcACTGACTTACTGCACGGAGCAGGAATCAGTCAAGCTACAGTTTTTGAACTTGCATGCCTACAGTTAGGAAGGCAAATAGCTGGCGTGCTTCTAAGAGTTACTGAGCACCCGCAGCTCCCATTGACCTTAAAAGGGGCTAAAAGCAGCCAGCTGCAAAAATCATGGGAGCCCCGGGGCAGTGCTGTGGTCTAGTGCATGAAACAAAGCATGACTTCTTCTGGAAGACTCACAGACTCACTCTTTGTTGGTGATTTCTAGGTCCAAATTTTTGAATGATAAGTGGATGATAAAAAATGGTTTCCTAAATGACATCCAGGAGCACAAGCCTTGGTAAGACAACTTCCGCCGGTATAAACTGTCCTAAGGGAATCTGCTTTCTGAGTCTGGAAATTATTATCTTCAAAGGAAAGTATTATCTTTtagtatttagaaaaaatgcagttaagtCCAGATCCCTCTGGGGAGGCCATAATGTCAGCTCCTCTGTTTTGAGTGGTTAGATATCCCAGTTCTCCAATCAAAGTCTATAAAGGAGACGTTTCTGGCCCAAAGCTGCAGATCCGCTCCCACGTGGCAGTCGTTGTCCAGGCCACCTAAACTCTGCCAAGCAGAACAGCTGAGGTGGACATCTAGCTCCACTCAAAACCTGCTCTCTCTACTCCAAAGCTGATGTTCAAAGGAACATCGGGCAGGCGGGGAGATGGGTCCCTCCTGTAGCAAGCACCCTTTCAAACAGCTCTGGAGGCCTTTTCAGGCAAGGAACAGTAAATTTTCACTTTCCAGACCTGCGGGCCAGAAAAGATGACCAACAACTCTGCTGTCTCTCGGACACCACGGGGAAAGAGTCCCCTCAAGGCAGGGAATCACAGACAAACTGCTGATGCCGGTTGACATGTGGCTGGGCAAATGCCAGTTGTTTAGAAAGCGCCTAGTTTCACTTCAAAGACAGCAGGTATTATTGATGTCACCTGCTCCTTTGGGTTACTATAACCAAAGgttattgcaaaatatttcctaaaaacTTAATACATTTCCAAGGCCTCTCATGCCCAGTTAGAACTGCTCTTGGCCCTTCCAGCCTCTAGCATTGCCCTGCCTTTTCTGCAAGGACAAAGGGCTGAGACGAGTTGGGAGTTGCCTGTGGTCCCCAGCAAACAAGCGTAGCTTGTCCTTCATAAGTCACACAGGCATCTCTGCCAGACTCACTCCTGGAGGAGCTGCAAATGCTGCGTTTTGAGGACCAAGGATACAAACCAAAGAAGGACAACCGGTAGGCCTCCCCACTCATGAACTTGAAGTGAAGCCCTCAGTAGCTTCCTTGGATTCAGGACAGCTCAGCACCTTGCCAACTGCTGacctcagccctgcctctgGAGTTGTATGAACACCGGGCATAGGGAAAGCTTGGCTTCAGCAAGACCTGGCCATGGTGAACTTGTAGCATTACTGCTTTGGGGATAGGAGTGGGGCAAgctttgcaggcaggcagaataTCCCTGCGTGACTGGTCTCCTCTCTACTGGCCTTGCCTCCCTGAGCAAGGCTCACAGCCGCGCAGCAGAGAGTAACAGCTTGGTGCTGCCATTTGTCTTTCAACAGGTGGTGGAACATCAAGGTGCAGAAACTGAATCTCTCAGCCCCTCTCATTCTCCTCCCAGAAGTCAGCTGTCAAAAGGCAATTGAGATCCTCCAGGAGAAGGGATACGACCAAGCTCCTGTTGTTGCTGAATCAGGGTAACTATTTTTACTCATTACAGAGACGGCCATTCACATAGGAAAAGCAGCCGTGATGAAGCTAAAGAGAAAGTCCCATTTACTGATCCAGTGACAGGGCTCTTGCATTGGATTCTGTGATGCATATTGTTAAAAAATCATCTGCCTCCTTGTGAAGATTCATCAAGAAAACTCCCTGTAAATGAGCTAGTTAAAGTCAAAGCCAAATCCAGTGCCCACCAGACTCAGCAGAGGTTGGATCAGTGCACAGGCAAGGGGAggccagaggagaggtgaggGCTGGGTGGGAAACCCACACAAATAAGCAACTGGAGAGCCCAcaagttttccttctctcagctgCTAAGTAAGTCCTGGACTGCAATAGCAGACTTTAACTACTGTTAAACCAACAGCTTGGTGATGACAAGGATCTTCTTGTCCTGCTCAGATGAGGAGAAATCTGGTGCCTCCcgctgacagcagcagcaatttagTCACTGACTTCAAGGGGAGCAGTTCAGCCCCTACATGAAACGTGTGCCCTACCTCAGGTCTGACCTTTTGGAAAACTCCCTGTTCCCTTACAGGCTTATTTTGGGAATGGTGACCCTCAGCAACACCCTCACCTCAGTGCTGGCTGGAAACGCACAGTTCTCAGACCCCGTTACAAAGGTCATCTACGACCAGTTCTCAAAGGTACTGCTAAGGCTGTGGCTGGTGTCAACCGCtgtccagggatggggagagggggagaggtgCACCACCACCCTGAGGTGTgagaggagctggcagaagaggtcaatgaaaagacagagaggtGAAGGTAGAGAGACTTGGGGAGAGCGACGGTGACATCATGGAGATGAGAGTAAGGACGGGCACCTGCAAAAACGCTGCTGAGCCTGTGGGGTTCAAACATGGGAGCTTTCACACCAGGAGCAAAGCATGTGAATGTCCACCTCCAGTCTTACATTGTCAGAGGATTTCATCCAGCTGGGGAATCAGCACCCTCTGGAATCGGAGCCCAGGCATTGCCAGggctcagcagggctggggcaacAGGCACGGGCTCTGACGGGACACAGGGCAGGTCCTGTGGGTGTGCAGGGCGGGGACGCCGGGGTCGGATGGCCATCAATGGTCCAGAGATAGAGTGAGGTAAATGGATGGTGTTTTAGGGGAGCTGGAGCCATCACCTCATGCTGGCCCTTTGGGCTGGGGGGAGACGGTGCTGTATTTCAGCTACAGCAAAGCCAGGTTTTCAGGTTGCCTGCATCCCCTCCTATCTCTCCAAAAGAGTGCAGGTGGGTGACGTGCACCTGATCCTGGTCCAGCTGGGTGCCACCCTGCCCACTCACGGCTACAGTCAGAGGCAGGAGTCAGGCTCTACACCACTATCCTTTAAATATGaagtgaaatgtaaaatgtctctttttgttctgtttagaTTGGCCTGGAGGACAGCCTCGGGAAGCTTTCCTGCATCCTGGAGAATGACCATTTTGCTATCGTTGTACACGAGCAAATGCAGTGTAGGTATCTGCAGAAGCACTGTACGGGCTTTGCACAAATGTTtgaggggggaaggggagattCTCAAACTGAGCTTGGTAGGTATCAGTGCAGCTGTTCCACATGTGCAGCCCCTGAGCCTTTGCAGGAAGGATTTCTGCCCTGTGgctctgcaaagccctgcaaCAGCCAACTATTCAcccatttcctttcctgacaCCACAGGGatgaggggagaggggagaagccTTAACCACAGCAGCCTGCGATCAGCACACTACTGGATAAGTCCTGCAGGAGCGCTTCCCAGATCCTGGCCATGGGAGTTGTGTTGTCCCCCCCATGCAGGGGTGACGCTGAAGCATCCATCAGCTCCACCCCCTCCCCTCATCTCATGGTTTCCCATGGAAACCCACTTTTGGGGATGGGAAGGTATTCATTATGGGATTTCATTTGGTCCCCTTTGACAGCCAAGGTGGACTGTAGGTAGCAGCTTGGGGTGCAGTGCCTTTGCTGCACAGCTGTAGGCTCAGGCCTCTAGTATTCATTTAGTCTCTTGACCTTGAGTTCAAATCACTGCCTTGTTGGCTGTGGGCAACAGAGGAAACAAGGGGGAAGTTAGGGATCTCCGTAGACTTAGTATCCCAAGGGCAAGGTTGAAAGGAGCATTTGGGCACATTAGATAAAGCTTAGGTGGAATTCAGGCATGTAAGTGCAAGGGAACAAACTACACAGTCTGCATCCCGTTGCTTAAAGACCTGCTGCTGTGCATGCCCAGAGGCTGTGCCACCTTCTCTGAACACCCCTGTTCCCACTTGCCACCCCTGGAGATGCAGCCACGAGACATCCTTATGTCTGTGTGCCCCAAGGGGGCTGGGTAAATTGATATGCTAAGGGGCTTTGCATGCTAGGTGCTATCAGACACCTACCCTGGAGGTCCAGGGTAAAGTtgagaaagctgaaaacaaatgtgttgAATCATGAGCAAGCCCTGTGGCAGCGGCACGTGAGTCAGGAGTCAGGAGGCACAACGCACACTGATGCGTGCAGCCTGAGGCATCTGCGTATGAGCCTTACCCGGACCATGGCTGGCTATAGGGATGCTCTGCCAACTCGGGAGCACCGTTAGACTAGTCCAATAAAGCAGCTGTACCAGCAGCTTTGGTTTATTCTCAAACCACTGTACAGCCACCCCCTCCCTGGTGTAGCAAACCGGCTCAGTAGAGTCACATGCAGTAGGACCACGTCGGCACAAGGGTTGCTGACACATTGATGGCAGCAGGGATCACACCTTGTTGCTCCCCTGACCAAAACAGATATGGTGGCAGGTGCTGTTCTGCAAATCATCTGACCTAACACACCTTTCCAGTAAAATTATACTGTAAAACTCCTAGAAGTACAAATTTGGCCTTATCTCGAGGGagttgctttgtttaaaatgttagcGACATGAAAAAGCAGTCAGAAGACCCATGTTTAGTTCTTCTGAATTAGAGCTGAAGAGTGTAATTATACTGATTTTATGGGATTACACGTTGAACATGCAAAGCATTCCTATGGTGAGCAGCATGCAATATTGCACTGTATCGACTGCCAGCGAAGGGCTGCCTGCTGAACTAGGGGCCTCCAAAACCCATCGTGCGCAAACATCCAAACCCCTCTGCTTGTATCTCCGTGGCCTGCTGCCCTGAAGCCCCAGCAGCTCTAAAACTGGCTTGCAAGTCCGGCTATGTTTCCACAAAACGTTGCAAACAAAAGTCTCTCACTCAAAACTGGCTTTGATGCACatttccaattctctccccaaAAATAATGCTAGGCAGAagttcctttctttctcagctATGTCATCATAACATAACGAAAATCTATTTTGTATCACATTTTGATAAAAATTATATGGTATCCGCAAATTAAATGGTACCCACCAAAAAATATCAGCCAGCTGTACAAAGTGCCTGTTGCTCTGGTTTTCAAACAAcacccattttcttttccagagctgctgttttaatGCCGTCACAGTTACCCCcttatttattactttcttcCCACACCTTCAGAGCTTGCATTTTATCTCGTGTTTGGACTCTGGTggctagttttatttttatttaagagaaCATTTCTCAGATAGTTAAAGCAATTGTTGCAATGCTGTTTTATTAATGGTGGTGTAGGACCTTatgagaacagaacagaaagtgtctcactgctgcttttaaagacTCCCATTAGTTTGGCCTGAAAAGTTTTGTGGTGATAGAAGCAGGACTGGAACAGAGGTTGGGTAAAAACAACTGGGGAATTAAGTTTCCTGCTCTGGTAAGGAGTGCATTATCTGCAGCTAAAACCTCCCTGACGTGATCCCAGTAACCCGACTGAGGCTGCATCAGTCATTTCTGttgaggcagagcagagacagctgCTGGCTCCGTTAAGGTTTTCTCTTAATAAGCGAATAGCAGCCTCTGCACAGctgtgggtgtttttttcttctttttttttttccactaaacTGGCATTTTCTGTGCTTACAGTCAATGGAAATGGCAGTTCCTTCATGAAGCAGATGGTGTTTGGTGTGGTCACAGCGATGGACCTCCTCACTTTTGTCAGCAGAAATGACAAGAAGTAGCACAGCAGTTGGGCTGCACCCACCTCCGCTCCTCCGGCAGGGCCAGCTGCTCCCCCCAAGCCTGAACCACCCGGCCGAGGGTGCTTTCTGGTCTAGTCCAGCTGATAGTTCCTCAAAATAACTAGGTGAAAATTGTAATGTAATAACCATTTGTCCACTAAATGCCACACAGAATATCACTAAAGAGAAGATAACTAAAGAAATTGCGTTTAATAGCCATGTTTGGTTACATGGAGCTACCCAGGGCTGGAGAGGTAACGCAACgggagggatgggaaggggaTGGTTGCTATTGCCCAGGTTTGCTAGCAGTAGCTACCTATGCACTGCCGGTGTTGTATCTATCATCTGCTGCGAGTTGTCCTGGTCTTACCAGGGCTGGGGCCTGTCTCCACCATGAgaagctccagccctgctgagggCTGAGGGCAAGCCACATCGCGGCTGcaccctcctgctcctctccaccCCTCGCGGGGAGGGCTGCAGGCACCCCCCAGAGACCTTCCTTCTCACCCCCGGCTCCGTTTGGGGGCCAAGGAGGcagcttcttcctcccttccctggggGCGAGCGGGAGAGGCAGAGCCCTGGAGGAGCGATGAGGAGGGGAGCGGGTGGGACATGGCACCCTGGTACGCGAAAgatggggagctgggcaggcacgggcaggaggggtgggaagggacgGCCGAGGGCTGTGACAGCCGGGGGGGACGAGGTGCTGGGCAGGTGGGGAACAATCACTCCTGTAGCGGCAACTGGCCTTTGGAAAGCACCTTCCTCACCTCCAGGGGAGCTGGTGGCACCGGGTGCCTTGCACACGGGTCCGTGGGAGGGGGCAGTGAACCGAACCCATTCAAGAAGTAAAGACTCATTCTCACGATACAGTAACTGGGAGAGGGGATATGGCTTCATCCCGCTGTCCTGTAACAGTCATCTCATGAATATGCATCCTGAGAGCTCGTTATCAAGGtgtagaggggaaggagaggttgATCTTAATTTTGCTGTCAGAGTATTATGTTCCAGGAACTGATAACGAAGGTCAGAAGAGCAATTTGCCGTGGCTgcaaaaaacataaataaaagcaaatgtgaaaggAGGGCTGTGGGACCAAACTGAAGCACCATTGAAACCTGGTTTGGGGGAGTTGCTTTCAAACGATGCGAAGAGCTTTGCAATCTTTCCATAAGTCTT
Above is a genomic segment from Gymnogyps californianus isolate 813 chromosome 1, ASM1813914v2, whole genome shotgun sequence containing:
- the LOC127020380 gene encoding cystathionine beta-synthase-like, with protein sequence MAEMELTKTCLLMNGSCMGSQESKADSTWILPNLPSKCTWTAATPATKSPHSCMPLPEEAKILPNILKKIGCTPMVRVNKIGKSYGLKCELLAKCEYFNAGGSVKDRISLRMVEDAERAGIIKPGDTLIEPTSGNTGIGLALVAAVKGYRCIIVLPEKMSMEKVDILKALGVEIVRTPCTRFDAPESNIRVAWKLKSEIPNSHILDQYRNPSNPLAHYDTTAEEILEQCEGKVHMVVIGSGTGGTVTGVARKLKEKCPECKIIGVDPDGSIVALPSEMNRTNTTTIEVEGIGHDFIPTVLDRSVVDQWYKCNDRDSFLMSRRLIREEGLLCGGSSGSAMSVAVRAAKDLKEGQRCVVILPDSVRNYMSKFLNDKWMIKNGFLNDIQEHKPWWWNIKVQKLNLSAPLILLPEVSCQKAIEILQEKGYDQAPVVAESGLILGMVTLSNTLTSVLAGNAQFSDPVTKVIYDQFSKIGLEDSLGKLSCILENDHFAIVVHEQMQFNGNGSSFMKQMVFGVVTAMDLLTFVSRNDKK